Within Aythya fuligula isolate bAytFul2 chromosome 34, bAytFul2.pri, whole genome shotgun sequence, the genomic segment ACTTCCGGGGTAGTGGGTTTAAAGATAGAGCTCAAACACCGGAATACTGAGTCCTGCACTGGAGGTGAATCCCTGGGAGCAGAGTGCCCAAGCTGTTCTAGCCAAAATGGCTCTGGTCACTGCAGTGCCCAGTGCTGGGAAATAATCTGGCTCTGTTCAGGTCACTGTGGTTTATAATCATCCAGCAGGGGTTTTCCTGGGGTTATCCTGCTGTAGAATGTTGAACACCCCCCTATATTACAGGTACACTGCATCTGAATGAAACTACGAGTTTCAGAATGGGTCACCGCCTTTCCCAGCAGTGCTGAATCCAATGGAGATCATGTGCAGAGGTCGTGGCTCCAAACAGTGCTCAGCCAGCACAAACCAGAGCTTCAGCCAGAAAGGAGAATGAAGATGCTGCTGAGAAAGTGAGTATTTGTGGAGGTAGGTGAGAAAGGAAGAGTGGTGCTGAAAGGACAGAGGTTTGCTCAGAGAACTCTGCCAAAGTTCTATGTGTCCTTTTGTCTTTGGACAGGCACCAAGGCCAAGAGGCATCagatgtccaacagcagctccatcaccgagttcctcctcctggcattcgcagacacacgggagctgcagctcctgcacttcacgctcttcctgggcatctacctggctgccctgctgggCAACAGCCTCGTCCTCACTGCCGTAGCCTGcgaccaccacctccacacccccatgtacttcttcctcctcaacctcgccctcctcgacctgggctgcatctccaccactgtccccaaagccatggccaattctctttgggacaccagggccatctcctacTCAGGGTGTGTTGCCCAGgtctttctgtttgtctttttggTCTCAGcggaatattttcttctcactgtCATGTCCTAtgaccgctacgttgccatctgcaagcccctgcactacgggagcctcctgggcagcagagcttgtgcccagatggcaacagctgcctggggcagtggctttctctatgctctgctgcacactgccaatacattttctctgcccctctgccaaggcaatgctgtggaccagttcttctgtgaaatcccccagatGCTGAAGATATCCTGCACACACTCCTACCTGAAGAGTTTTTGGGTAGTTGTGGTTGGGGTCTGCTTAGCAtctggctgttttgttttcattcttttttcctatgtgcagatcttcagggctgtgctgaggatgccctccGAACAGGGCCAGCACAAAAtcttttccacatgcctccctcacctgtTTGTTGTCTCGCTGTTTATCAGCACCTGCTTTTTTGCTTACAtgaagcccccctccatctcctTTCCATCCCTAAACCTGGTGGTGACAGTTCTGTACTCGGTGGTTCCTCCAACGttgaaccccctcatctacagcatcaGGAATAAGGAGCTCAAGTGGGCTATTAGGAAAGTAGTTTCATGGATGTTTCTCAATAGTGACaaatttcccctctttccaGAAGTGACTTAACTTGGTACCTCCCTGCAGGCCTGGTCTTTCTTTCATTATcaatattgttattgttgtcTTTGGTATCATTTGATTTATTATGCTCTTAGAATAATGTCTCTTTTTCACCCTACTTCTGCTGAGGATTGACACTCCCTGTTGCTCTTGAGGATCTATAAATATGTGTCTAAGAGAAGGTCGGAGTTGACTCTTACATagcatttgcaaaataaaatgggatCTCTGCAGTGCACTGTCTGAAGGCTTGGCTGTTTTTTCAAGGTTGTTGCCAAGCTTTCCAGAAGCTTGTGCCACTTTCCGTCACCTATCAgacactttccatcatttatcagtgGTCATGGTCATCCAGAGAGGTTCTAGGTGAGTAGAGACttgcaaatgtgatgcccatcttTAAGAAAGGTCATAAGATGGACCCGGAGAACTACAGGgctgtcagcctgaccttggtgccaggaaaggtgatgggacaggtcatcttgaatgcaatcatgcAGCATTTGCGGGACCACaaggggatcaggcccagtcagcatgggttcaagaaaggcaagtcctgcctgaccaattTCATCTCCTTTATGACCAGTGACGTGTCTGGGGGATGAGGGAAAGCCTGTTGacatagtctacctagacttcagcaaggcctttgacatggtctctgACAGTATTGTCCTGGAGAAGCcagcagcccatggcttggacaggcacacgctttgctgggttaaaaactggctgggtggccaggcccagagagtagtggtgaacggagtgaaatccagctggtgaccagaCACGcatggtgttccccaggggttggtgttggggcctATCCTCTTTAA encodes:
- the LOC116500316 gene encoding olfactory receptor 14C36-like; translation: MSNSSSITEFLLLAFADTRELQLLHFTLFLGIYLAALLGNSLVLTAVACDHHLHTPMYFFLLNLALLDLGCISTTVPKAMANSLWDTRAISYSGCVAQVFLFVFLVSAEYFLLTVMSYDRYVAICKPLHYGSLLGSRACAQMATAAWGSGFLYALLHTANTFSLPLCQGNAVDQFFCEIPQMLKISCTHSYLKSFWVVVVGVCLASGCFVFILFSYVQIFRAVLRMPSEQGQHKIFSTCLPHLFVVSLFISTCFFAYMKPPSISFPSLNLVVTVLYSVVPPTLNPLIYSIRNKELKWAIRKVVSWMFLNSDKFPLFPEVT